A single Candidatus Poribacteria bacterium DNA region contains:
- a CDS encoding molybdenum cofactor biosynthesis protein MoaE — protein sequence MFKITSEDIELGDVIRAVEAEDAGAIVHFLGVVRNNTEGREVSYLEYEAYPPMAEKKMAEIAQEIHEKWGLDRVAMIHRVGRLEIGEVSVAVAVASPHRKEAFEACHYAMNRLKQIVPIWKREVWADGEEEWVKPDPVFFQSKA from the coding sequence ATGTTTAAGATTACCAGTGAAGATATCGAATTAGGAGATGTGATTCGTGCGGTCGAAGCGGAGGATGCGGGGGCGATTGTCCACTTCTTAGGTGTTGTGCGCAACAACACGGAAGGCCGGGAGGTCTCCTATCTCGAATATGAAGCCTATCCACCGATGGCAGAAAAGAAGATGGCGGAAATTGCACAAGAAATTCACGAAAAGTGGGGACTAGACCGTGTTGCCATGATTCATCGCGTGGGACGATTAGAGATTGGTGAAGTCAGTGTTGCGGTGGCTGTCGCCTCTCCGCATCGTAAAGAGGCATTTGAGGCATGCCATTATGCGATGAATCGGCTCAAGCAAATTGTGCCGATCTGGAAACGCGAAGTCTGGGCAGATGGCGAGGAGGAATGGGTCAAGCCCGATCCCGTTTTCTTTCAGTCGAAAGCCTGA
- the moaD gene encoding molybdopterin converting factor subunit 1 has translation MKVKVKYFAVLHEELDRDEEDMDLPEGATVRVILDRLEAEWPEIAEYYDVMQTSVNWEYATPDSELSDGDEVAFIPPVTGG, from the coding sequence ATGAAAGTTAAAGTTAAATATTTTGCAGTTTTGCATGAAGAGTTGGACAGAGACGAAGAAGATATGGACCTGCCAGAGGGAGCAACCGTGAGGGTTATTCTGGACCGCCTTGAGGCAGAATGGCCCGAAATCGCAGAATACTACGATGTGATGCAAACGTCTGTTAATTGGGAGTATGCCACGCCAGATAGCGAACTTTCTGATGGCGATGAGGTCGCCTTCATTCCACCGGTGACTGGAGGTTAA